The proteins below come from a single Aegilops tauschii subsp. strangulata cultivar AL8/78 chromosome 6, Aet v6.0, whole genome shotgun sequence genomic window:
- the LOC109784370 gene encoding uncharacterized protein → MRMRWALVGRRRVAPVSLWVVRGNTNVLLVLLRHDMTTQTQEISQALVLSESQFLSYVEDSQPPMEQMPLDSEVFEVPPTPFLSTFVLNKMCEIIASGVRTNKGFKEVHLNLVAKQVFDFCGQEVTLTQVYNHLRKWRARWIQVSKLRDLSDASWDEDIFSILLEAEHYQGHVAAHPKDAEFLNTPIQNYHKMQQIFSFGLATGKHAMASGQPLGSPMPEYPDTQESDTINVDAPEKDGEHVHVLDRKRKRAAFMDEEFSVFSSMTEAVKEVATAIRESKSVDVHPELYDAVMEQIGFNPEALMVALSHLLDNKA, encoded by the exons ATGCGGATGAGATGGGCACTGGTGGGAAGGCGGCGGGTGGCGCCGGTGAGCCTCTGGGTGGTGCGCGGCAACACCAATGTGCTGCTCGTCCTCTTGCGACAT GACATGACCACACAAACGCAAGAGATTAGTCAGGCCCTCGTGCTGTCCGAGAGCCAGTTCCTGTCCTACGTCGAGGACTCCCAGCCTCCTATGGAACAGATGCCTCTTGATTCAGAGGTTTTCGAGGTGCCGCCTACG CCGTTCCTCTCCACTTTTGTGCTTAATAAGATGTGTGAGATCATAGCTAGTGGGGTGAGGACTAACAAGGGCTTCAAGGAGGTGCACTTGAACCTTGTTGCAAAGCAGGTGTTCGACTTCTGTGGACAGGAGGTCACCTTGACCCAGGTGTACAACCACCTGAGGAAGTGGAGAGCTCGATGGATCCAAGTGTCCAAGCTCAGAGACCTTAGCGATGCTTCATGGGATGAGGACATCTTCTCGATCCTTTTGGAGGCAGAGCACTACCAAGGCCACGTCGCG GCTCACCCCAAGGATGCTGAGTTCCTCAACACCCCTATCCAGAACTACCACAAGATGCAGCAGATCTTCTCCTTCGGGCTAGCAACCGGCAAGCATGCCATGGCCTCTGGTCAGCCTCTTGGCTCGCCGATGCCCGAGTATCCAGACACCCAGGAGTCAGACACCATCAACGTTGATGCTCCTGAGAAGGATGGTGAGCACGTTCATGTGCTTgataggaagaggaagagggcagCCTTCATGGACGAGGAGTTCAGCGTCTTCAGTAGCATGACTGAGGCAGTGAAGGAGGTGGCCACCGCCATCAGGGAGAGCAAGAGTGTGGACGTCCACCCTGAGCTCTACGACGCCGTCATGGAGCAGATAGGCTTCAACCCAGAGGCTCTCATGGTGGCTCTCAGCCACCTGCTGGACAACAAAGCCTAG